The window GATGCTGAGGTCGTGCATGACCGGGCGGGATTGCCCTACTTCCCCGGAAAGCGGCTCAAGGGGCTCATTTACGAGAGTGCGCTGGAAGTCCTTGAGATGTCCGAATTGGCAGGATTGAACCTCTTTACAGAAGAGGAAATGGAGGAGCTTTTCCAGCATAACGTGCAGAGCGATACACAGCTGACGATACCGAACCTTCACCTTGCGTCGGAGGAAGCAGCGCGGCAGATGGAAGAAGACTGGCTTTACCTGCAGCAGCACTATCCCGACCTCGTCTCTGCGCAGGATGTTCTTTCGCTCTATACCTCGCTGCGCTATCAGACGATGATTGACCGTGAGACAGGTACAGCTGCCGAAACGTCGCTCAGGAACATCCGTGTCGTCGATGAAGGGCTCACGTTTTGCGGCACGGTACGCCTCAAAGGAGGAACGCGGAAAAAGCTCACGATTCTTGCGCTGGCGCTGCGCAACCTCTCGCATGCCGGCATGAAGCGCAATCGAGGCTTCGGCCGCATATCGTGCGCGATGCTGCAGCATGGGAAAGATATACGGAGCGTCCTCGTCAATGAAGCGCTGAAAGGGGGCAAGGTTTGAGATGAAAAAGATCCGTGTAAAAATAGAGACCCTTTCGCCGATCGTGCTGGCGACGCGCACCAATACGACCGTCATGACGTCGTCGCACGATTTCTTCAGCGGCACGCTCGTGCGCGGTATGCTGGCCGAGCGCTACATTGAAGCGAAGAATCTTGGCAGTCAGGCGCAGGAGGACGAGAATTTTCTCGGACTCTTCTTCGACAAACTGCGCTTCGTCGCCGCCTATCCCGTGCGTGCGTTGGATGGAAAGCGCGCCTCCTTTGTGCCCGCTTCGGTGCAGCGCCTCAAGGACGGAGAGGCGGTCAGGGACTTGCTCGCAGATGCTCCCGAGGCAGGGTACAAGACATTGCGCGGCTTTGCCGTGATCGAAGACGGCGGCATCGAGAAGGTGGATGTCGCAAAGAACATATCGCTGCACATGAGCCGCAGTAACGTCAAGGAACGGCAGGGCAAGGAGAGGGGAAGCTCGTCCTTGGAGCGTCTTGCGGGACGTTCGCGCGACGGCGCGATCTACAACTATGAAGCTGTAGAGAAAGGCGTGCGCTTCGAAGGCGAAGTCTTCGGTGAGGATGCGGCGTTGGAAAGCTTCATGGACGCCTTGGGAACGGCTTCATGGACGGCGCAGGCGGGGCGTGCGCGCCATGCGCAATACGGCGCCTGCCGCGTACAGCTTGAGCCGGTGGAATTCATGCCTGAAAGCGTCGAGCCGGATGTGGACAATCGCATCAATCTGCGTCTAGAGACGCCGCTTCTCGCGGCGGATGACCTCCTGTCGAGCGCTGCTGTGGCTCTGCAGCAGATCGTTGACCGCCTCAACGAGGGCACTGCGGGAGAGTTTTCCCTTCACGCCTACGATCCAAAGCGGAGTGCAGCACAGGGAGATGTGGAAAACACGGTC of the Selenomonas sputigena genome contains:
- a CDS encoding RAMP superfamily CRISPR-associated protein — its product is MAKKKNAKEARENKKKELLAKHAESRRQQMEMNQQKQQAAQRPAPSESNAADDGMPTLEEQLKRVPRNSFPPVRLPEHPLAESKEIRFDEFTLEVAALSPLHLGSGRADVNVDAEVVHDRAGLPYFPGKRLKGLIYESALEVLEMSELAGLNLFTEEEMEELFQHNVQSDTQLTIPNLHLASEEAARQMEEDWLYLQQHYPDLVSAQDVLSLYTSLRYQTMIDRETGTAAETSLRNIRVVDEGLTFCGTVRLKGGTRKKLTILALALRNLSHAGMKRNRGFGRISCAMLQHGKDIRSVLVNEALKGGKV